The following coding sequences are from one Motacilla alba alba isolate MOTALB_02 chromosome 4, Motacilla_alba_V1.0_pri, whole genome shotgun sequence window:
- the LOC119700470 gene encoding nascent polypeptide-associated complex subunit alpha, muscle-specific form-like, with protein sequence MVSREPVPGPAPAGEGSQEKAMTVRSVLLNRDSPDIESRLKRRRNRTQQVRFKDLVEAGAGRADSPGPAAGPGHNTPRASPPPRDPPEPAALRASRRSWPQAQPGSLTLPMPRKACMSTAIQTSPSLQKPFPAPQPRSKSVCDVAEDALPPAAASARCPAAAVPTVAGWAVPPRAPGGLPGHDPTAGVALHAKTRRTPPPPPPRDPPPPYRGTAGCPAAPCAPPVQSCAPEPCPSPPTCAQLRGSPRGNHGVAPRPASVPCGQPRPPSEQRGLGRSDSERSLPCGRPVPPCQPSPHRRQPVPATDTPGLRQPPQGNPPRDPPAPQHQLCAALWGGPCCASPAPVPPAPDKTPAALGTCSRLRAAEAGHGWTGPEGNGEPPCTAPRGPSEGTRAAGGTAEPPRHGQPCPAAEQPDALHHVQDLLQLVVVAKGPVGPPARAEDARTSQGEGPRGPGEQGDLHSQLQSLEGVLETSQQTIRVLLDVIQDLEKKEAQRDGRHSYRTGQDIANCGTCRDCACIIYSVEHDFRQQEGRFQRVLSHIEGDTGPSSPPTALGAAGVALGAAGTPSPPRQEPSPVSRLPARLDVKKSRRKCFWFL encoded by the exons ATGGTCAGCCGCGAGCCcgtgcccggcccggcccccgccggcGAGGGCAGCCAGGAGAAAGCCATGACGGTGCGCTCGGTGCTGCTCAACCGCGACTCGCCCGACATCGAGAGCCGCCTCAAGCGCCGGCGCAACCGCACGCAGCAGGTCCGCTTCAAGGACCTGGTGGAggccggcgcggggcgggcggacAGCCCCGGGCCCGCGGCCGGCCCCGGCCACAACACCCCACGTGCCTCGCCGCCCCCCAGGGACCCCCCTGAGCCGGCGGCTCTCCGTGCCTCGCGGCGCAGCTGGCCCCAGGCGCAGCCCGGCTCGCTGACGCTGCCCATGCCCAGGAAGGCGTGCATGAGCACCGCCATCCAGACCTCGCCCAGCCTCCAGAAGCCCTTCCCggccccccagccccgcagcaAGAGCGTCTGCGATGTGGCGGAGGACGCGCTACCGCCCGCCGCGGCGAGCGCCCGGTGCCCGGCGGCGGCCGTGCCCACCGTGGCCGGCTGGGCCGTGCCCCCGCGGGCCCCCGGCGGCCTCCCCGGCCACGACCCCACCGCGGGCGTCGCCCTGCACGCCAAGACGCGCCGCACGCCGCCACCGCCACCACCCAGGGACCCCCCTCCCCCTTACCGGGGCACCGCCGGGTGCCCCGCCGCCCCCTGCGCCCCTCCGGTGCAAAGCTGCGCCCCCGAGCCCTGCCCGTCGCCCCCAACCTGTGCCCAGCTCCGCGGGAGCCCCCGGGGCAACCACGGGGTCGCCCCGCGCCCGGCCTCCGTGCCCTGCGGCCAGCCCCGGCCGCCCTCCGAGCAGCGGGGGCTCGGCCGGAGCGACTCGGAGCGGAGCCTGCCCTGCGGCCGCCCGGTGCCCCCGTGCCAGCCCTCGCCGCACCGCCGGCAGCCCGTCCCCGCCACGGACACCCCCGGCCTCCGCCAGCCACCTCAGGGCAACCCCCCGCGGGACCCCCCGGCcccccagcaccagctctgcgCCGCGCTCTGGGGGGGACCCTGCTGCGCCTCGCCAGCCCCCGTGCCACCGGCGCCGGACAAGACACCGGCCGCCCTCGGCACCTGCAGCCGGCTCCGCGCCGCCGAAGCCGGGCACGGCTGGACAGGACCTGAGGGGAACGGGGAGCCGCCGTGCACGGCCCCGCGGGGCCCCAGCGAGGGGACACGAGCGGCCGGAGGGACGGCGGAGCCCCCCCGGCACGGAcagccctgccccgccgccgaGCAGCCGGACGCGCTGCACCACGTGCAGGACCTTCTGCAGCTGGTGGTGGTGGCCAAGGGGCCGGTGGGACCACCAGCGAGGGCTGAGGACGCCCGGACATCTCAGGGAGAGGGCCCCCGGGGGCCCGGGGAGCAGGGGGacctgcattcccagctgcagtcCCTGGAAGGGGTGCTGGAGACCAGCCAGCAAACCATCCGGGTGCTGCTGGATGTCATCCAGGacctggagaagaaggaggcGCAGCGGGATGG GCGCCACTCGTACCGGACCGGGCAGGACATCGCCAACTGCGGGACCTGCCGGGACTGTGCCTGCATCATCTACAG CGTGGAGCACGATTTCCGCCAGCAGGAAGGCCGCTTCCAGCGGGTGCTGAGCCACATCGAGGGCGACACGGGGCCGAGCTCCCCCCCGACGGCGCTGGGGGCGGcgggggtggctctgggggcgGCGGGGACCCCCTCACCGCCCAGGCAGGAGCCGTCGCCCGTGTCGAGGCTGCCGGCGAGGCTGGACGTGAAGAAATCCCGGCGCAAATGCTTCTGGTTCCTGTGA